One Bremerella alba DNA segment encodes these proteins:
- a CDS encoding DUF1592 domain-containing protein — MILPLPSPTRTTAWLPVAMSFIVAMMFINLLQAQTPGSPDQAHRSSKKIRPFLKTYCFDCHGPETQESDLRLDTLEEDFNKSTSASSWIEVMDKMNLGEMPPDNSPSPTTAELAEVTHWIAAELRKAERNSFGNEGRVILRRMNRAEYTNTVRDLLHLRFLPGESPESVLPPDGTAEGFDKVSVALMLDPSLLDKYFEVALGVANKAIVDGPPPFATETIRLEMEDIAENRAIDYLCATPGIECQEKAIVLMQGSTRSFGVMKYPGTRDEIPVNGMYRIRVRAWGQRGADGKPVIMRLRQGHPSADQQLLLETEVTDEPKIYEIVVPRDPKCGEYNVSIVNQTGFQITSRAGNEIRRQQQQAGTSKDYEKVMRLQSRQQLENLTWGKPNPDAADTSKLRKLVVDWLECEGPLYDQWPPKSHETLFFQGDDATENEDYLREIFAQFLPQAFRRPVTQEEIEKVVTLCLSELAAGETYHNAVRTGLISILCSPKFLYIIEPSSTDQKRPLDDWELASRLSYFLWSSMPDEELFRLAASGQLRQPGILSAQVDRMLANPKSHGFVLGFGAQWLKTDEFRNFMPDTRLYKEYDDELGEAMVGEVIAFFSEVLHQDESALSFFNADWTMLNERLARFYGIDGIKGNEFRRVNLPEDSPRGGLLAMAGVAMRGSDGNRTKPVNRGVYVRDVLFNDPPNPPPPNAGEVEPNIKGEKLTVRERLIQHQQIPSCAACHRTIDSYGLALESFNAIGAWRTHQDGEDFRSRNTPPIDASGVLPNGKPFEDFVEFRLLLLDQKDRFAHGLAEKMLTYALGRPIEPTDRPLVDRLAEQMRNSNYTLSSLIHGVVASQAFHTK, encoded by the coding sequence ATGATCCTTCCTCTTCCTTCCCCAACGCGGACGACCGCATGGCTTCCTGTCGCAATGTCATTCATTGTGGCAATGATGTTTATCAATTTGCTTCAGGCCCAAACACCTGGGTCACCGGACCAAGCCCATCGTTCCTCGAAGAAAATCCGTCCTTTCCTCAAGACCTATTGTTTTGATTGCCACGGTCCTGAAACTCAAGAGTCAGATCTACGACTCGATACGCTCGAAGAAGACTTCAACAAATCGACCTCGGCTAGTTCATGGATCGAGGTAATGGACAAGATGAACCTGGGAGAAATGCCCCCAGACAATTCCCCTTCGCCGACTACAGCCGAACTTGCCGAGGTCACCCACTGGATCGCCGCCGAGTTGCGAAAAGCCGAACGCAATAGCTTTGGCAACGAGGGACGCGTTATCTTGCGTCGGATGAATCGTGCCGAATATACCAACACGGTGCGCGATCTCCTGCATCTCAGATTCTTACCTGGCGAAAGCCCTGAGAGCGTTCTTCCGCCCGATGGAACCGCAGAAGGTTTTGACAAAGTTTCTGTCGCACTCATGCTCGATCCGTCTCTGTTAGATAAGTACTTTGAGGTTGCCCTAGGCGTTGCTAACAAGGCGATCGTGGATGGACCACCCCCGTTCGCAACCGAGACGATACGACTGGAAATGGAGGATATCGCCGAGAATCGGGCAATCGATTACCTATGCGCAACACCAGGTATCGAATGTCAGGAAAAGGCAATCGTCTTGATGCAAGGCTCAACGCGGTCGTTTGGCGTGATGAAGTATCCCGGGACCCGGGACGAAATACCCGTCAACGGCATGTATCGTATACGCGTCCGTGCGTGGGGCCAGCGTGGTGCCGACGGCAAGCCAGTCATCATGCGTCTACGGCAGGGGCATCCGAGTGCCGATCAGCAACTGCTGCTGGAAACGGAAGTGACTGATGAGCCGAAGATTTACGAGATTGTCGTCCCTCGCGATCCGAAATGTGGTGAATACAACGTTTCGATCGTGAACCAGACCGGCTTTCAAATCACAAGCCGTGCAGGAAACGAGATTCGTAGACAACAGCAGCAGGCCGGAACGTCCAAAGATTACGAGAAAGTGATGCGACTTCAATCGCGTCAGCAATTAGAGAATTTAACCTGGGGAAAGCCAAATCCAGATGCAGCTGACACCAGCAAACTACGCAAGCTGGTCGTCGATTGGTTGGAATGTGAAGGCCCGCTGTACGATCAGTGGCCACCTAAAAGCCACGAAACGCTCTTCTTTCAAGGTGATGACGCTACCGAAAATGAAGATTACCTGCGAGAAATCTTTGCGCAGTTCCTACCCCAGGCATTCCGGCGGCCGGTTACCCAGGAAGAGATCGAGAAGGTTGTAACCCTTTGTCTTTCAGAGTTGGCCGCTGGCGAGACCTATCACAATGCCGTCCGTACCGGGCTCATTTCTATCCTGTGTTCCCCTAAGTTTCTATATATTATCGAACCCTCTTCAACCGATCAGAAGCGTCCCTTAGATGACTGGGAGCTTGCCTCGCGGCTGAGCTATTTCCTATGGTCTAGTATGCCTGACGAAGAACTGTTTCGGCTCGCTGCAAGTGGGCAACTTCGTCAGCCAGGCATCCTTTCGGCTCAAGTCGACCGAATGCTGGCCAACCCAAAGAGTCACGGTTTCGTGCTGGGTTTCGGAGCCCAATGGTTAAAGACCGACGAGTTTCGCAACTTTATGCCCGATACCCGATTGTATAAGGAGTATGATGACGAGCTAGGAGAAGCGATGGTTGGGGAAGTGATCGCCTTCTTCAGTGAAGTCCTCCACCAAGATGAATCCGCTTTGTCGTTCTTCAACGCCGACTGGACCATGCTCAATGAGCGGCTGGCGAGGTTCTACGGAATCGACGGCATCAAAGGAAACGAGTTCCGACGCGTGAACCTGCCTGAAGACTCCCCTCGTGGTGGTCTCCTGGCCATGGCCGGCGTCGCCATGCGAGGCTCAGATGGAAACCGCACGAAACCGGTTAATCGCGGCGTCTATGTGCGGGACGTGCTATTCAATGATCCTCCGAATCCGCCACCACCAAATGCCGGTGAAGTCGAACCCAATATCAAGGGAGAGAAGCTAACGGTTCGCGAGCGACTAATACAGCACCAACAGATTCCCTCGTGTGCTGCCTGTCACCGGACGATCGACTCCTATGGATTGGCCCTGGAAAGCTTCAACGCGATCGGCGCATGGCGAACACATCAGGATGGGGAAGACTTTCGCAGTCGAAATACGCCACCGATTGACGCCTCTGGGGTACTTCCCAATGGAAAGCCATTCGAGGACTTCGTTGAATTCAGACTCCTATTGCTCGACCAAAAGGATCGATTCGCCCATGGCTTGGCAGAAAAGATGCTGACCTATGCTTTGGGTCGCCCCATCGAACCCACCGACCGTCCTTTGGTAGATCGACTTGCCGAACAGATGCGGAACAGCAACTACACGCTCTCATCCT
- a CDS encoding amidohydrolase family protein: protein MKFSFPIAVLLLVVLTLSASAQTFPPTSRHDEGLHRHPLSVFALTGGKVIRSPGKEPEPVTIVIRDAKIIAIGKDVNIPAEAKVIDLEGKYVYPGFIDSYSEVSLSEASNRPPTSYWNENIRSDFDIGSALTKSDLSASELRKQGFVAQLIAPQDGIIKGRSAIYALGEDEISQSVLREQFALVGELTLSRRRGSYPKSPMGAVALARQAFYDAQWYRDAHRIARADAELPRPEKNVTLATMQPYINGELPVLIETRNDQFLLRADQFAQEFGLDLIAIGSGREYRQLDAIARTKRPLIVPIDFAKAPNVATPEAADDATLQALMHWDHAPENIARLVDRKVEVMLTTHRLESPSLFLKNLRIAVHRGLDEVDALAAMTTVPAKRLGIDKQLGTIDEGKLASLVVTSKPWFEEKSEVVETWVNGHRYEHQDELPEGLAGDWELSIQKSPGKTDKVLLINIEGETKLKGTIRPAETTPKFKDKVELKSIKFEDVELTAQFIADSFGSHGVAMLSIVFQDDVEVRHGSLRWPDGSVSTVTMSSSGMQTKVDDADKKQSDVKSDEEEKKKNEDEEKNKRLRMASFPVQYPLGAYGREEPVKQESIVVFTGATIWTSGPQGKIDKGTVLVKNGKIVKVGKKVAIPKKALVVDATGKHITPGLIDCHSHIATDGGINESGQAISAEVRIADFVDADDISIYWQLAGGLTTTNVLHGSANPIGGQNQVIKMRWGSSFDQLRFHEAPAGIKFALGENVKQSNWGDDFNSRYPQTRMGVEQIFRDEFREAQQYQQAHRNYAKNKRGLPPRRDLELDAIVEILNGTRWIHCHSYRQDEILALIRVLDEYDITIGSLQHILEGYKVADAMQKHGATGSTFSDWWAYKVEVKDAIPYNGAMMHNQGIVVSFNSDDGELGRRMNQEAAKAVKYGNLSPEEALKFITINPAIQLRIDKYVGTIEPGKHADLAIWSGPPLSNFSTCEQTWIDGSKYFDRQEEQQQRKRLAEMKNSLVQKILDARAPMMEKGEFLEDGSQLWPRHDEFCHSHDEHEHGHEH from the coding sequence ATGAAATTTTCGTTTCCAATTGCCGTCCTACTACTGGTCGTTCTAACTCTTTCTGCTTCCGCCCAGACCTTTCCGCCAACGTCGCGTCACGACGAAGGCTTGCATCGCCATCCGCTGAGCGTCTTCGCGCTCACAGGTGGTAAAGTGATCCGTTCGCCTGGGAAAGAGCCCGAACCGGTTACGATTGTGATTCGCGATGCCAAGATTATTGCCATCGGTAAGGATGTCAATATTCCTGCGGAAGCAAAGGTTATTGATCTGGAGGGCAAGTACGTTTACCCAGGCTTCATCGATAGCTACTCGGAAGTATCGTTAAGCGAAGCCAGCAACCGGCCGCCGACCAGTTATTGGAATGAGAACATCCGATCCGACTTCGATATTGGAAGTGCGTTAACTAAAAGTGACTTGTCAGCGTCCGAACTGCGAAAACAGGGATTTGTGGCACAGTTAATTGCTCCGCAAGATGGAATTATAAAAGGTCGTTCGGCAATTTATGCGTTAGGCGAAGACGAGATTTCACAATCAGTATTACGAGAGCAGTTTGCTCTGGTTGGCGAATTGACACTCTCTCGCAGACGTGGCAGTTATCCAAAATCTCCGATGGGGGCCGTTGCCTTAGCACGTCAAGCATTCTATGACGCACAGTGGTATCGTGACGCGCACCGGATCGCTCGTGCCGACGCCGAACTTCCTCGGCCTGAGAAGAACGTTACCCTGGCCACCATGCAGCCATATATCAATGGCGAGCTGCCGGTTCTAATCGAAACGAGAAACGATCAATTCCTGCTGCGTGCCGACCAATTTGCCCAGGAGTTCGGCCTCGACTTGATCGCCATTGGAAGTGGTCGCGAGTATCGCCAGCTGGACGCTATAGCAAGAACGAAAAGGCCCCTGATCGTTCCCATTGATTTCGCCAAGGCACCCAACGTAGCGACACCCGAGGCCGCTGACGATGCCACATTACAAGCTCTGATGCACTGGGATCATGCTCCGGAAAACATTGCCCGACTGGTCGATCGTAAGGTCGAAGTCATGCTGACGACGCATCGATTAGAGTCTCCATCCCTGTTTCTAAAGAATCTGCGAATTGCCGTGCATCGTGGTTTAGACGAGGTTGATGCGTTGGCCGCGATGACCACTGTGCCTGCTAAACGCTTGGGCATCGATAAGCAACTAGGTACCATTGATGAGGGAAAACTGGCCAGCTTGGTGGTGACTTCAAAACCGTGGTTTGAGGAGAAGTCGGAAGTCGTTGAAACGTGGGTCAATGGTCACCGCTATGAACATCAAGATGAACTGCCTGAGGGACTTGCTGGCGATTGGGAGCTTTCGATCCAAAAGTCCCCTGGAAAGACGGACAAGGTGTTGTTGATCAACATCGAAGGGGAAACGAAGCTAAAAGGCACCATCCGACCTGCCGAAACGACGCCGAAATTTAAGGATAAGGTCGAACTTAAATCGATCAAGTTTGAAGACGTCGAACTCACGGCGCAGTTCATCGCCGATAGCTTCGGAAGCCACGGCGTCGCCATGCTCTCGATTGTGTTTCAGGATGACGTCGAAGTGCGGCACGGATCGCTCCGCTGGCCAGACGGATCGGTTTCAACGGTAACAATGTCCTCGTCCGGCATGCAGACCAAGGTCGACGACGCGGATAAGAAACAATCCGATGTCAAATCTGACGAGGAGGAGAAAAAGAAGAACGAGGACGAAGAGAAAAACAAACGACTCCGCATGGCTAGTTTTCCGGTTCAATATCCACTTGGTGCTTATGGTCGCGAAGAACCCGTCAAGCAGGAATCGATCGTCGTATTCACTGGTGCCACGATCTGGACGAGTGGACCTCAAGGAAAAATCGACAAGGGAACCGTCCTGGTTAAGAATGGTAAAATTGTAAAGGTTGGCAAAAAAGTTGCTATTCCCAAAAAAGCCCTTGTCGTGGATGCAACCGGTAAGCATATCACGCCTGGGCTAATCGACTGTCACTCGCATATCGCGACCGATGGTGGGATCAATGAAAGTGGCCAGGCTATCTCAGCCGAAGTTCGGATCGCGGACTTCGTGGATGCAGACGACATTTCGATCTACTGGCAACTCGCTGGCGGCTTGACGACCACCAACGTTTTACATGGTTCGGCAAATCCAATCGGTGGTCAGAACCAAGTTATCAAAATGCGTTGGGGATCGAGCTTTGATCAACTGAGGTTCCATGAGGCGCCGGCCGGAATCAAGTTCGCCTTGGGCGAAAATGTGAAGCAGAGCAATTGGGGCGATGACTTCAATAGCCGCTACCCGCAAACGCGAATGGGAGTCGAGCAGATTTTTCGCGACGAGTTCCGCGAGGCCCAACAGTACCAACAGGCCCATCGCAACTACGCTAAGAACAAACGAGGCCTTCCTCCTCGCCGCGATCTTGAACTCGATGCGATCGTCGAAATCCTTAATGGAACACGTTGGATCCACTGCCATAGCTATCGGCAAGATGAGATTTTGGCCCTGATTCGTGTTCTGGATGAATACGACATCACGATTGGTTCGCTGCAACACATTCTCGAAGGGTACAAGGTCGCCGATGCCATGCAGAAGCACGGTGCGACCGGGTCCACGTTTTCAGATTGGTGGGCTTACAAGGTCGAAGTGAAGGACGCGATCCCCTACAACGGTGCGATGATGCACAATCAAGGGATCGTTGTCTCCTTTAACTCAGACGACGGGGAACTTGGTCGACGCATGAATCAAGAGGCCGCCAAGGCTGTCAAATACGGCAACTTATCTCCGGAAGAAGCACTCAAGTTCATTACGATCAATCCGGCAATTCAGCTTAGGATCGACAAGTATGTCGGGACGATCGAGCCTGGCAAACACGCCGACCTTGCTATCTGGTCAGGCCCACCACTTTCTAATTTCAGTACCTGCGAGCAAACCTGGATCGATGGCAGTAAGTATTTCGATCGTCAGGAAGAGCAACAGCAACGCAAAAGGTTAGCAGAGATGAAGAATTCCCTGGTTCAGAAGATCTTAGATGCCAGGGCCCCAATGATGGAAAAAGGGGAATTCTTGGAAGATGGATCTCAGCTTTGGCCCCGGCACGACGAGTTCTGTCATTCGCACGACGAACACGAACATGGCCACGAACATTAA
- a CDS encoding amidohydrolase family protein, translating to MPFSIRLLTIIAIACVVGVAPASDQIPGAMPAGPVAIVGATIHPVSGPAIKKGVLIFEQGKITSVGEKVKIPKNAHVIKAAGKHVYPGLFEPYSRIGLTEISSVRATNDYREPGRLNPNVTAHVSVDPDGEIIPVTRSNGVLLTMTTPTGGLISGQSAVLQLDGWTSEDMTLLPRAGMIVSLDSEVERERLEAFFDEARRYRQAQQEAKSTILHDARLESMDKVVSGDQPIIISANGAKTINRAISFANEQKVKLIIFGGYDAPQCQELMKKYDIPVIISAVHRKPRQRDDPYDAAYTLAKRLQDSGIRFCISGYERSNSWNARNLPYHAATAVAFGLSKEDAIRAITLSPAEILGVAKRVGSLEKGKDATLFLCDGDPLETATQTQAAWIAGKPVDLSNKQTMLYEKYQQKYEQSKE from the coding sequence ATGCCTTTTTCTATCCGACTACTAACAATCATTGCCATTGCCTGCGTAGTGGGCGTTGCCCCTGCTTCCGATCAAATCCCCGGTGCGATGCCCGCGGGGCCGGTTGCGATTGTAGGAGCGACGATTCATCCCGTCTCAGGACCGGCGATCAAGAAAGGTGTCTTGATTTTCGAGCAAGGTAAGATCACATCGGTTGGCGAGAAGGTTAAGATTCCAAAGAACGCTCACGTTATCAAGGCCGCTGGTAAGCATGTCTACCCAGGACTGTTCGAGCCCTATTCACGTATCGGCCTTACGGAAATATCGTCAGTTAGGGCGACCAATGACTATCGCGAGCCCGGCAGGCTGAATCCAAATGTGACCGCCCATGTTAGTGTCGACCCGGATGGTGAAATTATCCCGGTAACCCGGTCCAACGGCGTGCTGCTCACGATGACGACTCCGACTGGTGGCTTGATTTCTGGGCAAAGTGCTGTGCTTCAACTCGATGGTTGGACCAGCGAAGACATGACCCTTCTTCCCCGCGCCGGTATGATCGTTTCTTTGGACAGCGAAGTTGAGAGAGAACGCCTCGAAGCCTTCTTTGATGAAGCACGCCGATATCGTCAGGCTCAACAAGAGGCGAAGTCGACCATTCTGCACGATGCTCGATTAGAGTCCATGGATAAAGTTGTCAGCGGCGATCAGCCAATCATTATTTCCGCCAACGGCGCGAAGACCATTAACAGGGCGATATCTTTCGCGAATGAGCAAAAAGTGAAACTCATTATTTTTGGCGGATACGACGCCCCGCAATGTCAAGAGTTGATGAAGAAGTACGATATCCCCGTCATCATTTCGGCCGTCCATCGTAAACCCCGTCAACGTGACGACCCGTACGACGCGGCGTATACGCTGGCAAAACGTCTCCAAGATTCTGGAATTCGCTTTTGTATTTCCGGTTACGAACGATCGAACTCGTGGAATGCACGTAATCTCCCCTACCATGCCGCCACGGCCGTAGCGTTTGGTTTGAGCAAAGAAGACGCCATTCGCGCAATCACACTATCCCCTGCTGAAATTTTGGGGGTCGCAAAGCGGGTTGGAAGCTTAGAAAAAGGGAAAGACGCGACGCTGTTTCTTTGTGATGGTGATCCGTTAGAAACTGCTACCCAAACTCAAGCCGCATGGATCGCCGGAAAGCCTGTCGATCTGAGCAATAAGCAGACGATGCTTTACGAGAAGTACCAGCAAAAATACGAGCAATCGAAGGAATAG
- a CDS encoding DUF1592 domain-containing protein, with translation MSLFVLWEYPACLADELSPEMSRWGDRYTKDILPIIQSRCIECHSGKDADGEFDLSRFSSGDIAAKAGDIWERVARRIRQNEMPPQGSPGLNDPQKGAFNGWLDSRPDQDLCNQLASDETQAWYRGHVMSRRLTRTEYRNAIEDLVGLKLEPHELPPSDGAGGEGFDTVGDALFTSPIHMEAYLTVADRIIETALPDAYDAASSDINAARDSILTGIPVTHDPKRVEDNRKAAQQCIERFAKRAWRRPVTDEEVDRLLSIYDAALGRGYVFLAALREPLKAVLVSPHFLFVVESEPAGGGVQRITSYQLATRLALLIWSSIPDARLLELAEQEKLFEETVLRQEVRRMLADPKAVALGENFGLQWLGLREFGNGPRPDSEVFPLFNDALAADMREEAILTVANVFREDEPLTRLIDAQYIYANDRLASYYGLEIEEGADWQRVELPNRQRGGVMTMASVLTTASYPRRTSPVLRGRWILEEVLGSRVPPPPPNVPALEESHESGKNLTLRERLEVHRQKAECASCHNRMDPLGFGLENFDGIGRWRESDNGQPIDSEGKLPSGDQFSGPEELKTVILKRSGEFQKHFVRKLIGFAYGRKLNKFDNCVVDQCMKRLKESDLKAAVLIEEIALSYPFQHRYFKSE, from the coding sequence ATGAGTCTGTTCGTGTTGTGGGAGTATCCAGCATGTCTCGCAGACGAGCTTTCGCCGGAAATGTCTCGCTGGGGCGATCGCTATACAAAGGATATCTTGCCAATCATCCAGTCACGATGCATTGAGTGTCATAGTGGAAAGGATGCGGATGGGGAATTCGATCTAAGTCGTTTCTCATCCGGCGACATTGCTGCTAAAGCCGGCGATATCTGGGAACGTGTTGCCCGCCGGATTCGGCAGAACGAAATGCCCCCTCAGGGAAGCCCTGGTCTGAACGATCCACAGAAGGGAGCGTTTAATGGTTGGCTCGATTCGCGACCCGATCAAGATCTTTGCAATCAGCTGGCATCTGATGAAACGCAGGCCTGGTACCGTGGCCATGTGATGAGCCGCCGATTGACGCGAACCGAATACCGCAACGCGATAGAGGACCTGGTCGGTCTAAAATTAGAACCGCACGAGTTGCCGCCTTCCGATGGCGCTGGTGGTGAAGGCTTTGACACCGTCGGGGATGCCTTGTTTACGTCCCCAATTCATATGGAAGCATATTTAACCGTTGCCGATCGAATCATTGAAACGGCTCTCCCAGATGCTTACGACGCCGCGTCCTCGGACATAAATGCTGCGAGAGATTCAATTCTTACCGGGATTCCCGTCACCCATGACCCTAAAAGGGTTGAAGACAATCGGAAAGCAGCACAGCAGTGTATAGAGCGATTCGCGAAGCGTGCATGGCGTCGACCGGTGACGGATGAAGAAGTGGATCGATTGCTGAGCATTTATGACGCTGCTCTCGGTAGGGGCTATGTGTTTCTGGCTGCTCTTCGCGAACCGCTCAAAGCGGTCCTCGTATCGCCTCACTTTCTATTTGTAGTGGAGTCGGAGCCTGCCGGCGGAGGCGTGCAAAGAATCACGTCGTATCAATTGGCAACACGCTTGGCTTTGTTGATTTGGTCGTCGATTCCCGATGCTCGGCTGCTGGAACTAGCCGAGCAGGAAAAGCTCTTTGAAGAGACCGTATTACGTCAGGAAGTTCGGCGGATGCTGGCCGACCCTAAAGCCGTTGCGTTGGGAGAGAACTTCGGATTACAGTGGCTTGGGCTTAGAGAGTTTGGTAACGGGCCTCGACCAGATTCGGAGGTCTTTCCTCTGTTCAATGACGCGCTGGCAGCGGATATGCGGGAAGAGGCGATCCTGACCGTCGCAAATGTCTTTCGAGAAGATGAGCCCTTGACCCGTTTGATCGATGCCCAATACATCTACGCAAATGACCGTTTAGCCTCGTACTACGGACTGGAGATCGAAGAAGGAGCGGATTGGCAGCGAGTAGAGTTGCCAAACCGGCAAAGGGGTGGCGTGATGACGATGGCCAGTGTATTGACGACAGCTTCATACCCGCGTCGCACCAGCCCCGTTCTGCGAGGAAGGTGGATCCTTGAAGAAGTGTTAGGATCTCGGGTTCCTCCTCCGCCGCCCAATGTGCCTGCGCTCGAAGAGTCGCATGAGTCAGGTAAGAATCTGACGCTCCGCGAGCGACTTGAGGTGCATCGACAAAAAGCCGAATGTGCCAGTTGTCATAACAGGATGGATCCACTGGGATTCGGCTTAGAGAATTTCGACGGCATCGGTCGTTGGCGGGAAAGTGACAATGGACAGCCAATCGACTCGGAGGGCAAGCTTCCTTCCGGAGACCAGTTTAGCGGACCAGAAGAACTCAAGACCGTGATCCTTAAGCGGAGCGGCGAGTTCCAGAAACACTTCGTGCGTAAGCTGATTGGTTTTGCCTACGGTCGAAAACTCAATAAATTCGACAACTGCGTTGTTGATCAGTGTATGAAGAGGCTGAAAGAAAGCGATTTAAAGGCTGCTGTCCTGATTGAAGAGATCGCCCTCTCCTATCCATTTCAGCATCGCTACTTCAAGTCGGAATAA
- a CDS encoding DUF1552 domain-containing protein, which translates to MKRRNRSASALSRRRFLQGCGVALSLPWMPSLSPRIAKATEVGRPPVRSAFLYFPNGVWEKDWIPEASGEDYQLTPSLAPLAEVRDDVLVLTGLDKKHSHGGDGHYAKTANFLTGMPVTKTTGKDISSGGISVDQLMAQHSGQFTPLPSLELGTEPVISGIDSNVGYTRLYGSHISWQSPTRPVAKEINPRLVYERLFGKTLTPDSEKAESYRNLLDFVLEDARRLRPQLGRDDQFKMDEYLDSVRAVEKRIEFATKGEHGDWQPDVEDHVLAAARPGVPGDFRQHIGIMLDLIVLAFQTDSTRVASLMFANDVSGRNFSFLDGVSGGHHELSHHENKKEKIEQYQRINRWHVEQFAQMLTKLRSIKEGDGTLLDNCMILCGSSMSDGNRHDPDNLPILLGGSGGRSLNSGRHLPADGQVPLCNLYHAMLERMGVEVEAFGDSTGPLKDLA; encoded by the coding sequence ATGAAAAGACGAAACCGCTCCGCAAGTGCCCTTTCGCGTCGCCGCTTTTTGCAAGGATGTGGCGTAGCACTAAGCTTGCCATGGATGCCGTCACTTTCTCCGAGAATTGCTAAGGCGACTGAAGTCGGCAGGCCCCCGGTTCGTTCCGCCTTTCTTTACTTTCCCAACGGCGTCTGGGAGAAGGATTGGATTCCGGAAGCGTCAGGAGAAGACTATCAATTGACGCCATCACTGGCCCCGCTGGCTGAAGTGCGCGACGATGTGCTTGTGCTGACAGGTCTTGATAAGAAGCATAGTCATGGCGGGGATGGTCACTATGCTAAGACCGCAAATTTTTTGACCGGGATGCCGGTGACCAAAACAACTGGGAAGGATATCAGCAGCGGCGGAATTTCGGTCGATCAGTTGATGGCTCAACATTCAGGGCAATTTACTCCCCTGCCTTCGTTGGAACTGGGGACCGAACCGGTCATTAGTGGAATCGACAGTAATGTTGGTTATACGAGACTGTACGGTTCGCACATTTCGTGGCAGTCTCCTACCCGCCCGGTGGCTAAAGAGATCAACCCGCGTCTTGTGTATGAACGTCTGTTCGGTAAGACGCTTACTCCTGATTCCGAGAAGGCGGAGTCTTATCGTAACTTGCTAGACTTCGTGCTCGAGGATGCTCGGCGTTTAAGACCGCAGCTTGGTCGCGACGATCAATTCAAGATGGACGAATACTTGGATTCGGTTCGGGCTGTTGAGAAGCGAATAGAATTTGCGACCAAGGGAGAGCACGGAGACTGGCAACCGGACGTTGAAGATCATGTGCTTGCAGCGGCCCGACCGGGCGTTCCCGGCGACTTTCGTCAGCACATCGGGATCATGTTGGATCTGATCGTGCTGGCGTTTCAAACTGATTCGACGCGGGTGGCATCTTTGATGTTCGCTAACGACGTTTCGGGCAGGAACTTCTCTTTTCTGGATGGTGTAAGTGGCGGCCACCACGAGCTATCGCACCATGAAAACAAGAAGGAAAAGATCGAGCAGTATCAGCGTATTAATCGATGGCACGTCGAACAGTTCGCACAGATGTTAACCAAGCTGCGAAGCATCAAAGAAGGGGATGGAACTCTGCTGGACAATTGTATGATCCTGTGCGGGTCGAGTATGTCGGACGGCAATCGGCATGATCCTGATAATCTGCCAATTCTATTGGGAGGGAGCGGAGGACGATCCTTGAACTCAGGCCGTCACTTGCCGGCCGATGGCCAGGTGCCGCTCTGTAATTTATACCATGCGATGCTCGAACGCATGGGAGTTGAAGTGGAAGCGTTTGGAGACAGCACTGGGCCTTTGAAAGATCTCGCTTAG